From a region of the Daphnia pulicaria isolate SC F1-1A chromosome 1, SC_F0-13Bv2, whole genome shotgun sequence genome:
- the LOC124320890 gene encoding sodium-independent sulfate anion transporter-like isoform X2 codes for MAEERRVDSSSENNKGNIPVEVSHSSVTVIRLKAKHDGGDGSEPKSWWRTRKERIFRKKTLYMRFPILKWLPKYYLQDFVADLVAGITVGVTVIPQGLAYATVAGLPPQYGLYAAYMGCFIYALLGSTHAVTIGPTALLALVTYDSGATQMGPEAAILLAFLTGCIVLLFGLLNFGFLIDFIAAPVVAGFTSAAAFTIATTQIEALLVLEFEAEGFLNTWIAVIQHIEETKKWDAVLGLSSIAVLLLLRILDQVKLGKEGERNRWENWFNTGCWLISVSRNAIVIIVGSIIAYGLTQPGNPSFPFTLTGTIPSGFPPFKPPVFTFQNGDNIYTFVEICRNLGSALYITPLVAILESIAIAKSFAKGKKIDASQEMIAIGASNIMGSFASSFPITGSFSRTSVNAASGVRTPFNGIYTASLVLLAITVLTPYFFFIPKSCLAAVIICAVIFMVEVHLVKMVWKSKKIDLVPFGVTFVFCVFVGLEQGILIGTAINLGMLLYSTARPRMRIHKVQSLKTEYLIITPDRSLVFTAIEYFISCVRKASALHPGIIVVIDMSHVSAADFTTSYGFDNMIKSLQKHDHKVVLTRTKPEVLPVLSGIGYDLHIHTDDMDFDTFLQDITTLSKTPVLSNASSSTFLSTTVVKRNSDVAETSMSISVDVEQDPRG; via the exons ATGGCAGAGGAAAGAAGAGTTGATTCAA GCAGCGAAAACAATAAGGGCAACATCCC cGTAGAAGTGTCACATTCTTCAGTCACCGTCATTCGTTTAAAGGCTAAACATGACGGTGGAGACGGTTCGGAACCGAAATCTTGGTGGAGGACGCGGAAAGAACGTATTTTTCGCAAGAAAACGTTGTACATGCGCTTCCCAATCCTGAAATGGCTTCCCAAATATTATCTACAGGATTTCGTAGCCGACCTAGTGGCCGGAATCACTGTTGGAGTCACTGTGATCCCACAAGGATTAGCTTACGCAACCGTGGCAGGACTTCCCCCACAG TATGGTTTGTACGCTGCTTACATGGGCTGCTTTATATATGCACTACTTGGCAGCACACACGCAGTTACAATCGGACCAACGGCTCTTTTGGCTCTCGTAACATATGACTCCGGTGCCACGCAAATGGGACCAGAAGCGGCCATTCTTCTCGCCTTTCTAACTGGGTGCATCGTTCTCCTTTTCGGCCTTCTTAACTTTG gttttttaattgattttatcgCGGCTCCAGTCGTGGCGGGATTTACAAGTGCCGCCGCTTTTACCATAGCCACAACTCAGATTGAAGCTCTTCTCGTATTGGAATTCGAAGCAGAAGGTTTCTTGAATACGTGGATTGCGGTTATCCAACACATTGAAGAGACCAAAAAATGGGACGCAGTGTTGGGATTATCCTCCATTGCcgttttacttcttcttcgg ATTCTCGACCAAGTAAAATTAGgcaaagaaggagagagaaaccgCTGGGAAAATTGGTTCAACACAGGGTGCTGGCTTATTTCCGTCTCCCGTAACGCAATCGTCATAATAGTTGGATCCATCATCGCTTACGGTCTGACACAGCCTGGAAATCCCAGTTTTCCTTTCACTTTAACAg GTACTATCCCCAGTGGATTTCCGCCTTTTAAGCCACCCGTATTCACCTTCCAGAACGGCGACAATATATACACTTTTGTGGAGATATGCAGAAATCTTGGCTCTGCTCTCTATATTACCCCGTTAGTGGCAATTCTGGAATCCATCGCAATCGCCAAGTCATTTG caaaagggaagaaaattgATGCCAGTCAAGAAATGATTGCTATTGGTGCTAGCAACATTATGGGTTCATTTGCATCTTCGTTCCCAATCACTGGCTCTTTTTCGCGCACATCTGTAAATGCTGCCAGCGGTGTCAGAACACCTTTCAATGGAATTTACAccg CTTCCCTCGTCCTGTTGGCTATCACCGTCTTGAcgccttatttctttttcattccaaaAAGCTGCCTTGCAGCTGTCATCATTTGCGCCGTTATATTCATGGTTGAAGTCCATTTAGTGAAAATGGTTTGGAAATCTAAGA AAATTGATTTGGTTCCGTTTGGAGTGACGTTCGTCTTCTGCGTGTTTGTTGGGCTTGAGCAAGGTATTTTAATCGGTACGGCTATCAATTTGGGAATGTTGTTGTACAGCACTGCCCGACCGAGAATGCGGATTCACAAAGTTCAG TCTCTGAAAACCGAATATCTTATCATCACCCCGGATCGTAGTTTGGTGTTCACCGCTAtcgaatattttatttcatgtgTTCGTAAGGCCTCGGCGCTTCATCCCGGCATCATCGTCGTTATCGATATGAGCCACGTGTCGGCGGCGGATTTCACTACCTCTTAC GGATTTGACAACATGATCAAGAGCTTGCAGAAACACGACCACAAAGTTGTCTTGACTAGAACGAAACCAGAAGTATTGCCCGTTTTGTCTGGCATTGGATATGACCTGCACATCCACACCGACGACATGGACTTTGACACATTTCTCCAAG ATATTACTACACTGTCTAAAACACCTGTACTATCTAACGCCTCATCATCTACATTTTTGTCAACTACAGTCGTCAAAAGAAATTCTGACGTTGCTGAGACATCAATGAGCATTTCAGTTGACGTTGAACAAGATCCACGGGGCTGA
- the LOC124320890 gene encoding sodium-independent sulfate anion transporter-like isoform X1: MAEERRVDSSNASSENNKGNIPVEVSHSSVTVIRLKAKHDGGDGSEPKSWWRTRKERIFRKKTLYMRFPILKWLPKYYLQDFVADLVAGITVGVTVIPQGLAYATVAGLPPQYGLYAAYMGCFIYALLGSTHAVTIGPTALLALVTYDSGATQMGPEAAILLAFLTGCIVLLFGLLNFGFLIDFIAAPVVAGFTSAAAFTIATTQIEALLVLEFEAEGFLNTWIAVIQHIEETKKWDAVLGLSSIAVLLLLRILDQVKLGKEGERNRWENWFNTGCWLISVSRNAIVIIVGSIIAYGLTQPGNPSFPFTLTGTIPSGFPPFKPPVFTFQNGDNIYTFVEICRNLGSALYITPLVAILESIAIAKSFAKGKKIDASQEMIAIGASNIMGSFASSFPITGSFSRTSVNAASGVRTPFNGIYTASLVLLAITVLTPYFFFIPKSCLAAVIICAVIFMVEVHLVKMVWKSKKIDLVPFGVTFVFCVFVGLEQGILIGTAINLGMLLYSTARPRMRIHKVQSLKTEYLIITPDRSLVFTAIEYFISCVRKASALHPGIIVVIDMSHVSAADFTTSYGFDNMIKSLQKHDHKVVLTRTKPEVLPVLSGIGYDLHIHTDDMDFDTFLQDITTLSKTPVLSNASSSTFLSTTVVKRNSDVAETSMSISVDVEQDPRG; encoded by the exons ATGGCAGAGGAAAGAAGAGTTGATTCAAGTAACGCAA GCAGCGAAAACAATAAGGGCAACATCCC cGTAGAAGTGTCACATTCTTCAGTCACCGTCATTCGTTTAAAGGCTAAACATGACGGTGGAGACGGTTCGGAACCGAAATCTTGGTGGAGGACGCGGAAAGAACGTATTTTTCGCAAGAAAACGTTGTACATGCGCTTCCCAATCCTGAAATGGCTTCCCAAATATTATCTACAGGATTTCGTAGCCGACCTAGTGGCCGGAATCACTGTTGGAGTCACTGTGATCCCACAAGGATTAGCTTACGCAACCGTGGCAGGACTTCCCCCACAG TATGGTTTGTACGCTGCTTACATGGGCTGCTTTATATATGCACTACTTGGCAGCACACACGCAGTTACAATCGGACCAACGGCTCTTTTGGCTCTCGTAACATATGACTCCGGTGCCACGCAAATGGGACCAGAAGCGGCCATTCTTCTCGCCTTTCTAACTGGGTGCATCGTTCTCCTTTTCGGCCTTCTTAACTTTG gttttttaattgattttatcgCGGCTCCAGTCGTGGCGGGATTTACAAGTGCCGCCGCTTTTACCATAGCCACAACTCAGATTGAAGCTCTTCTCGTATTGGAATTCGAAGCAGAAGGTTTCTTGAATACGTGGATTGCGGTTATCCAACACATTGAAGAGACCAAAAAATGGGACGCAGTGTTGGGATTATCCTCCATTGCcgttttacttcttcttcgg ATTCTCGACCAAGTAAAATTAGgcaaagaaggagagagaaaccgCTGGGAAAATTGGTTCAACACAGGGTGCTGGCTTATTTCCGTCTCCCGTAACGCAATCGTCATAATAGTTGGATCCATCATCGCTTACGGTCTGACACAGCCTGGAAATCCCAGTTTTCCTTTCACTTTAACAg GTACTATCCCCAGTGGATTTCCGCCTTTTAAGCCACCCGTATTCACCTTCCAGAACGGCGACAATATATACACTTTTGTGGAGATATGCAGAAATCTTGGCTCTGCTCTCTATATTACCCCGTTAGTGGCAATTCTGGAATCCATCGCAATCGCCAAGTCATTTG caaaagggaagaaaattgATGCCAGTCAAGAAATGATTGCTATTGGTGCTAGCAACATTATGGGTTCATTTGCATCTTCGTTCCCAATCACTGGCTCTTTTTCGCGCACATCTGTAAATGCTGCCAGCGGTGTCAGAACACCTTTCAATGGAATTTACAccg CTTCCCTCGTCCTGTTGGCTATCACCGTCTTGAcgccttatttctttttcattccaaaAAGCTGCCTTGCAGCTGTCATCATTTGCGCCGTTATATTCATGGTTGAAGTCCATTTAGTGAAAATGGTTTGGAAATCTAAGA AAATTGATTTGGTTCCGTTTGGAGTGACGTTCGTCTTCTGCGTGTTTGTTGGGCTTGAGCAAGGTATTTTAATCGGTACGGCTATCAATTTGGGAATGTTGTTGTACAGCACTGCCCGACCGAGAATGCGGATTCACAAAGTTCAG TCTCTGAAAACCGAATATCTTATCATCACCCCGGATCGTAGTTTGGTGTTCACCGCTAtcgaatattttatttcatgtgTTCGTAAGGCCTCGGCGCTTCATCCCGGCATCATCGTCGTTATCGATATGAGCCACGTGTCGGCGGCGGATTTCACTACCTCTTAC GGATTTGACAACATGATCAAGAGCTTGCAGAAACACGACCACAAAGTTGTCTTGACTAGAACGAAACCAGAAGTATTGCCCGTTTTGTCTGGCATTGGATATGACCTGCACATCCACACCGACGACATGGACTTTGACACATTTCTCCAAG ATATTACTACACTGTCTAAAACACCTGTACTATCTAACGCCTCATCATCTACATTTTTGTCAACTACAGTCGTCAAAAGAAATTCTGACGTTGCTGAGACATCAATGAGCATTTCAGTTGACGTTGAACAAGATCCACGGGGCTGA